From Erwinia sp. HDF1-3R, one genomic window encodes:
- the glnH gene encoding glutamine ABC transporter substrate-binding protein GlnH, with protein sequence MKSIVKFSLAALTLAFAVSSTAAEKKLIVATDTAFVPFEFKQGDKYVGFDVDLWAAIAKQLNIDYQLKPMDFSGIIPALQTHNIDLALAGITITDERKKAIEFSDGYYKSGLLVMVNANNDSIKSIDDLTGKVVAVKSGTGSVDYAKQHIKSKDLRQFPNIDNAYMELGTNRADAVLHDTPNILYFIHTAGKGRFKAVGDSIEAQQYGIAFPKGSDELREKVNGALKVLHENGTYNQLYKKWFGSDPK encoded by the coding sequence ATGAAGTCGATTGTTAAGTTTTCCCTGGCTGCGCTGACGCTGGCGTTTGCCGTTTCTTCTACCGCCGCAGAAAAAAAACTGATTGTCGCGACCGATACCGCTTTTGTCCCGTTTGAATTTAAACAGGGTGACAAGTATGTCGGATTCGATGTCGACCTGTGGGCGGCTATCGCTAAACAACTCAATATTGACTATCAGCTGAAACCCATGGATTTCAGCGGCATAATCCCCGCCCTGCAAACCCATAATATCGATCTGGCGCTGGCTGGCATTACCATTACCGACGAACGTAAAAAGGCCATCGAATTTTCCGACGGCTATTACAAAAGCGGCCTGCTGGTAATGGTGAATGCCAACAACGATTCGATCAAAAGCATTGACGATCTGACGGGCAAAGTCGTCGCGGTTAAAAGCGGCACCGGCTCCGTGGATTACGCCAAACAGCACATCAAATCGAAGGATCTTCGTCAGTTTCCTAATATAGATAACGCCTATATGGAGCTGGGGACCAACCGTGCGGATGCCGTGCTGCACGATACGCCAAATATCCTCTACTTTATTCACACCGCCGGTAAAGGCCGCTTTAAGGCCGTTGGCGACTCCATCGAAGCCCAGCAGTACGGAATTGCTTTCCCGAAAGGCAGTGACGAACTGCGTGAAAAAGTGAACGGTGCGCTGAAAGTGCTGCATGAAAACGGCACCTATAACCAGCTGTATAAAAAATGGTTCGGTAGCGACCCAAAATAA
- a CDS encoding DksA/TraR family C4-type zinc finger protein, translating to MASGWAHDDAVQEQIDSTIDDAVSRVRRAIHHGPSAEYCEECGEPIPEARRLALPGVQYCVQCQQARDEHQTATSLYNRRGSKDSQLR from the coding sequence ATGGCAAGCGGATGGGCGCACGACGACGCCGTACAGGAGCAGATCGACTCCACCATTGATGATGCAGTCAGCCGGGTACGCCGGGCGATACACCATGGCCCCAGCGCGGAGTATTGTGAGGAGTGTGGCGAACCCATACCCGAAGCCCGCCGTCTGGCTTTGCCTGGCGTACAGTACTGTGTGCAGTGTCAGCAGGCGCGGGATGAGCATCAAACCGCTACGTCCCTATATAACCGACGCGGCAGTAAAGACAGCCAGTTAAGATAA